A part of Anabas testudineus chromosome 9, fAnaTes1.2, whole genome shotgun sequence genomic DNA contains:
- the lrrc74b gene encoding leucine-rich repeat-containing protein 74B isoform X1 translates to MVHGKTLFKETVLHSVLEDGGEEAESEKLQLEEQRGSWTEVDMRGPKDHCSRPDGNALDRGEREGEEEVKEKELGEEECVNSDEDYDTDLELEGKDEAYDPTGQACYMRACEMLQVFPASNFLRHLQNEDLSMMYRGLGPQGTKALAVPLVTNTSILRLNLRDNWMEGMGGAAIAEMLKENCYITEMDLSDNNLGDYGARAIAGMLKENSTLVSLNLSGNHFTDRSAEHLGPALITNTKLQHLNLSYNALGERAGQTLGDALSENTGLKSLSLAWNCIRGRGAVTLANGLGGNILLTTVDLSYNGFAKEGAIALGQALKENNVLEELNVSNNRIPPEGAIHLAMGLKVNKTIKYLNMGRNPIQSAGCYGILKSIQENPDSAMETLDFTVITVNQEFEDLYTAVKEIFPALTVNHGGRIGTFRKAKP, encoded by the exons ATGGTTCACGGGAAGACATTGTTCAAGGAGACGGTGCTGCATTCTGTGCTGGAAGACGgtggagaagaagcagaaagtgagaagctgcagctggaggag CAAAGAGGAAGCTGGACAGAGGTCGACATGCGTGGGCCAAAGGACCACTGCTCACGGCCTGATGGGAATGCACTAGACAGAGGTGAAagagagggtgaggaggaagtgaaagagaaggagctGGGAGAAGAGGAGTGTGTGAACTCTGATGAGGACTACGACACAGATTTAGAGCTGGAAG GTAAGGACGAGGCGTACGACCCGACGGGCCAGGCGTGCTACATGAGGGCATGTGAAATGTTGCAGGTGTTTCCTGCTTCTAATTTCCTGCGTCACTTGCAAAATGAGGACCTGTCCATGATGTACCGCGGCCTGGGACCTCAG ggcACCAAAGCACTGGCGGTTCCCCTGGTAACCAACACTTCAATACTGAGGCTGAACCTGCGAGATAATTGGATGGAAGGAATGGGTGGAGCTGCTATTGCTGAGATGTTAAAGGAAAATTGTTACATTACAG AGATGGACCTGTCTGACAACAATCTTGGGGATTATGGGGCCAGAGCCATAGCCGGTATGCTTAAAGAGAACAGCACCCTGGTGAGCCTTAACTTGTCTGGAAACCATTTCACAGACCGGTCTGCTGAGCATCTCGGCCCAGCTCTCATCACTAACACCAAGCTGCAGCACCTCAACCTCAGCTACAATGCTCTAGGAGAGCGTGCAG GGCAAACACTTGGAGATGCTCTATCAGAGAACACAGGGTTAAAATCGCTAAGTTTGGCCTGGAACTGcattagaggaagaggagctgtGACACTGGCCAATGGCCTTGGG ggtAACATTCTCCTTACAACAGTGGATCTGTCATATAATGGCTTTGCCAAAGAAGGAGCTATTGCTTTGGGACAAGCTCTGAAAGAGAACAACGTTTTGGAGGAGCTGAATGTGAG TAACAACCGAATACCCCCTGAAGGAGCCATCCACCTCGCCATGGGCCTCAAAGTAAACAAGACAATCAAATACCTGAAT ATGGGTAGGAACCCTATCCAAAGCGCTGGCTGCTATGGGATCCTCAAGTCTATACAGGAAAATCCTGATTCAGCCATGGAAACGTTAGACTTTACA GTCATAACAGTGAACCAGGAATTTGAAGACTTGTATACAGCAGTGAAAGAAATATTCCCTGCGCTTACAGTAAATCATGGGGGCAGAATTGGCACATTCAGAAAAGCAAAACCTTGA
- the lrrc74b gene encoding leucine-rich repeat-containing protein 74B isoform X2, whose amino-acid sequence MVHGKTLFKETVLHSVLEDGGEEAESEKLQLEEQRGSWTEVDMRGPKDHCSRPDGNALDRGEREGEEEVKEKELGEEECVNSDEDYDTDLELEGKDEAYDPTGQACYMRACEMLQVFPASNFLRHLQNEDLSMMYRGLGPQGTKALAVPLVTNTSILRLNLRDNWMEGMGGAAIAEMLKENCYITEMDLSDNNLGDYGARAIAGMLKENSTLVSLNLSGNHFTDRSAEHLGPALITNTKLQHLNLSYNALGERAGQTLGDALSENTGLKSLSLAWNCIRGRGAVTLANGLGGNILLTTVDLSYNGFAKEGAIALGQALKENNVLEELNVSNNRIPPEGAIHLAMGLKMGRNPIQSAGCYGILKSIQENPDSAMETLDFTVITVNQEFEDLYTAVKEIFPALTVNHGGRIGTFRKAKP is encoded by the exons ATGGTTCACGGGAAGACATTGTTCAAGGAGACGGTGCTGCATTCTGTGCTGGAAGACGgtggagaagaagcagaaagtgagaagctgcagctggaggag CAAAGAGGAAGCTGGACAGAGGTCGACATGCGTGGGCCAAAGGACCACTGCTCACGGCCTGATGGGAATGCACTAGACAGAGGTGAAagagagggtgaggaggaagtgaaagagaaggagctGGGAGAAGAGGAGTGTGTGAACTCTGATGAGGACTACGACACAGATTTAGAGCTGGAAG GTAAGGACGAGGCGTACGACCCGACGGGCCAGGCGTGCTACATGAGGGCATGTGAAATGTTGCAGGTGTTTCCTGCTTCTAATTTCCTGCGTCACTTGCAAAATGAGGACCTGTCCATGATGTACCGCGGCCTGGGACCTCAG ggcACCAAAGCACTGGCGGTTCCCCTGGTAACCAACACTTCAATACTGAGGCTGAACCTGCGAGATAATTGGATGGAAGGAATGGGTGGAGCTGCTATTGCTGAGATGTTAAAGGAAAATTGTTACATTACAG AGATGGACCTGTCTGACAACAATCTTGGGGATTATGGGGCCAGAGCCATAGCCGGTATGCTTAAAGAGAACAGCACCCTGGTGAGCCTTAACTTGTCTGGAAACCATTTCACAGACCGGTCTGCTGAGCATCTCGGCCCAGCTCTCATCACTAACACCAAGCTGCAGCACCTCAACCTCAGCTACAATGCTCTAGGAGAGCGTGCAG GGCAAACACTTGGAGATGCTCTATCAGAGAACACAGGGTTAAAATCGCTAAGTTTGGCCTGGAACTGcattagaggaagaggagctgtGACACTGGCCAATGGCCTTGGG ggtAACATTCTCCTTACAACAGTGGATCTGTCATATAATGGCTTTGCCAAAGAAGGAGCTATTGCTTTGGGACAAGCTCTGAAAGAGAACAACGTTTTGGAGGAGCTGAATGTGAG TAACAACCGAATACCCCCTGAAGGAGCCATCCACCTCGCCATGGGCCTCAAA ATGGGTAGGAACCCTATCCAAAGCGCTGGCTGCTATGGGATCCTCAAGTCTATACAGGAAAATCCTGATTCAGCCATGGAAACGTTAGACTTTACA GTCATAACAGTGAACCAGGAATTTGAAGACTTGTATACAGCAGTGAAAGAAATATTCCCTGCGCTTACAGTAAATCATGGGGGCAGAATTGGCACATTCAGAAAAGCAAAACCTTGA
- the lrrc74b gene encoding leucine-rich repeat-containing protein 74B isoform X3, whose product MRGPKDHCSRPDGNALDRGEREGEEEVKEKELGEEECVNSDEDYDTDLELEGKDEAYDPTGQACYMRACEMLQVFPASNFLRHLQNEDLSMMYRGLGPQGTKALAVPLVTNTSILRLNLRDNWMEGMGGAAIAEMLKENCYITEMDLSDNNLGDYGARAIAGMLKENSTLVSLNLSGNHFTDRSAEHLGPALITNTKLQHLNLSYNALGERAGQTLGDALSENTGLKSLSLAWNCIRGRGAVTLANGLGGNILLTTVDLSYNGFAKEGAIALGQALKENNVLEELNVSNNRIPPEGAIHLAMGLKVNKTIKYLNMGRNPIQSAGCYGILKSIQENPDSAMETLDFTVITVNQEFEDLYTAVKEIFPALTVNHGGRIGTFRKAKP is encoded by the exons ATGCGTGGGCCAAAGGACCACTGCTCACGGCCTGATGGGAATGCACTAGACAGAGGTGAAagagagggtgaggaggaagtgaaagagaaggagctGGGAGAAGAGGAGTGTGTGAACTCTGATGAGGACTACGACACAGATTTAGAGCTGGAAG GTAAGGACGAGGCGTACGACCCGACGGGCCAGGCGTGCTACATGAGGGCATGTGAAATGTTGCAGGTGTTTCCTGCTTCTAATTTCCTGCGTCACTTGCAAAATGAGGACCTGTCCATGATGTACCGCGGCCTGGGACCTCAG ggcACCAAAGCACTGGCGGTTCCCCTGGTAACCAACACTTCAATACTGAGGCTGAACCTGCGAGATAATTGGATGGAAGGAATGGGTGGAGCTGCTATTGCTGAGATGTTAAAGGAAAATTGTTACATTACAG AGATGGACCTGTCTGACAACAATCTTGGGGATTATGGGGCCAGAGCCATAGCCGGTATGCTTAAAGAGAACAGCACCCTGGTGAGCCTTAACTTGTCTGGAAACCATTTCACAGACCGGTCTGCTGAGCATCTCGGCCCAGCTCTCATCACTAACACCAAGCTGCAGCACCTCAACCTCAGCTACAATGCTCTAGGAGAGCGTGCAG GGCAAACACTTGGAGATGCTCTATCAGAGAACACAGGGTTAAAATCGCTAAGTTTGGCCTGGAACTGcattagaggaagaggagctgtGACACTGGCCAATGGCCTTGGG ggtAACATTCTCCTTACAACAGTGGATCTGTCATATAATGGCTTTGCCAAAGAAGGAGCTATTGCTTTGGGACAAGCTCTGAAAGAGAACAACGTTTTGGAGGAGCTGAATGTGAG TAACAACCGAATACCCCCTGAAGGAGCCATCCACCTCGCCATGGGCCTCAAAGTAAACAAGACAATCAAATACCTGAAT ATGGGTAGGAACCCTATCCAAAGCGCTGGCTGCTATGGGATCCTCAAGTCTATACAGGAAAATCCTGATTCAGCCATGGAAACGTTAGACTTTACA GTCATAACAGTGAACCAGGAATTTGAAGACTTGTATACAGCAGTGAAAGAAATATTCCCTGCGCTTACAGTAAATCATGGGGGCAGAATTGGCACATTCAGAAAAGCAAAACCTTGA